A window of Microbispora hainanensis genomic DNA:
TGCGCTACGGCTGGGCGGCCGAGCTTCGCCGCAACCACGGCCCGGGCGACCTCGCGCGGATGGCCAAATATGGCACCGCCTTCACCCTCGGCCGCCGGCTGGCCAGGCGGGCGCTGCTAGATGATCCGTTCGCGCTCCTGTCCGCCGAGTGGTTCGCCGCCCGCCTCGGCTGCCGGGTCGTCGTCGTGGTCCGCGACCCCGTGTCGTTCGCCGGGAGCTGGCGGCGGCTCGGCTGGCGGGTGGACGCGCGCGAACTGCTCGACCAGCCCCTCCTGCTGCGCGACCACCCGTACGTGGCCGATCTGGCGCCCTTCGCCGGCGAGCACGACGTGATCACCGCGGCGGCGGTGTTGTGGAGGACCGCTTGGCGGGTCACCGGCACGGTGGCCGGCCGCACCGCCGGGATCAAGGTCGTGCGTTATGAGGACCTGTGCGCCGCGCCCCTCGACGGCTTCCGCGACCTGTACGCCTGGTGCGGCCTGCCCTGGACCGGCCGTGCCGTCCGCCGGGTCACCGCCGCCTGCACGTCCTCCCGCTCCGGATCTCGCCCCGCCTTCGCCTGGACCGGCCTGTCCCGTACGGCCTACCGCCCGATGGACTCCCGGCAGGCGCTCACCGCGACCTCCCTCCCCCACGACGACGCCGTCCGCGTACGCGCCCTGACCACCGATCCAGCCGTATCCAGCTAGGCATTCGCCGGTCCGGCGTGCGGGGAGCGCAGCTCAGCCGGCGCGGCCCGCGATGAGCCGACGCCACCGATCACTGGCCTCGGGCCGTCGCCACCCTCCCGCGTACGAGACGGCAGGGACGAAGCGCGCCCGGTCGAGGTGTCCATCCTCATCAAGGGCGGCCATCTCTATGAGCTGAGGTATCAGCAGACAATCCCGGGTGAGGCATCCTGAGGCATTCAGAAAGCCGTCACACGAGGAAGCGGCCGAACCGGCCGCGACGGCCCGGCACGCTCAGGTTCGACCAGGTAATCACGTAGTGGCGACCAACTCGATCTCGATGGCCAGGACGCCGAGGGCTTCCTTCTCCGGTCCATAGATGCGCCGGATGGCGGTCGATTGCTGATCTCGCGGGCTGGTCGGGTCGACCTTCTCATGGCCTTCGGTGTCCAGTAGCTCCTCAAAACTGCGATAGCGAGCGACCCGCTTGACCTTGGTCAGGGCGTCGTCGCCGCCGCACGTGAATCGGATGTAGTCGCCTGCGGCGAGGTCCCGCAGCTTGGGGTATTGGACCCGGACCTCGATGGTCTTGCTGCCGTCGGCGACGAGATCGAAGTACCGCCGGTACAGGTTCATCGAGCGAACGCGCACGCTCCGCGGCGTACGGATCTTGTCCGGCGGACCATCGGCGACTGCCCGTGCCTCTTCTTCACCCCGCATGAGGACACAGTGTCGCGCCACCCACCCGAGACGTACGGAACTTCGCTTCACGACCCTCATGAGCGCGAGGTCCGCGCAAGGCAGACGGGTTGGAGCCCCGGCTTATCCTTTCACCGCCACCCGGAGCGTGAAAGGATAAGCCGTATCCTTTCATGATCTTGGTCGGCGTGAAAGGAAAACCGCGCGCGCCGCCGTACGAGCGGCATTAACCGAGGGTGGTGTCGCCGAGAGAGGCGAGGAGGGTGCGCAGGGCGCCGGCGAGGTGGTCGCGCTCCCCGGGGTCCAGCGACGCCAGCAGGCGCGCCTCGTTCGCGACATGCGGCCCCAGCACCTCGTCCACGAGCGCGAGACCACGATCGGTGAGCCGCACCCGGACCGACCGCCGGTCGTCGGAGTCGGGGATCCGTTCGACCAGACCCCTGGCCGCCATCCGGTCGATGCGGTTGGTGATCGCACCGGAGGTCACCATCGCCGCCTTGTTGAGGGCTCCCGCCGACAGTTCGTACGGCGGGCCGGACCGGCGCAACGTGGCCAGGACGTCGAACTCCCAGCGCTCCAGGCCGTACGCGGCGAAGAACTCCTTCAGCTCCCGGTCGAGCAGCCGCGACAGCCGGCTGATCCTGCCCATGATCCCCATCGGCCATACGTCCAGGTCAGGCCGTTCCCGCGCCCACTGCGCGAGCAACAGATCGACCGCGTCACCCATGGCGACCCCTAAGCACTAAGTATCTCAACGTTCATCAGTTTGACGTCGATGCGTTCGGCGTGATGTTATTTCAACGTTGAGATTATCAACGAGGAGCAATCTTCATGGGCATGTCCGCCGCATCCCGGTCCGGTTCCGCGCCGCACGCCGCGACGCTGGCCCTCACCGCGCTCACACCGCTCGCCTGGGGCTCGACGTACGCCGTGACCACGGAGTTCCTGCCGCCCGACCGCCCGATGTTCACCGCGGTGATGCGAGCGCTGCCCGCCGGGCTGGCATTGCTGGTCATCGGCCGCGTGCTGCCGCGCGGCGTGTGGATCTGGCGGGCCGCGGTGCTCGGCGTGCTGAACATCGGGGCGTTCTTCCCGCTGCTGTTCCTGGCGGCGTACCGGCTGCCCGGCGGCGTCGCGGCCGTGCTGGGCGCGGTGGGCCCGCTGTTCGCGCTCGGCTTCGCCGCCCTGCTGCTCGCCGAGCGTCCGACCACACGCAAGGTGCTCGCCGGAGTCCTCGGACTGGTCGGGGTCGGGCTGGTCGTCCTGCGCGCCGAGGCACGGCTCGACATGGTCGGCGTGCTCGCCGGGCTGGCCGGGGCCGCGTCCATGTCCGCCGGGACCGTGCTGACCAAGCGCTGGGGCCGCCCGGAGGGGGTCGGGGCACTCGCCCTCACCGGATGGCAGCTCACCGCCGGCGGGCTGCTGCTCGTTCCCGTCGCCCTGCTCATCGAGGGCGCACCTCCGGCGTTGAGCGGCGAGAACCTGCTCGGGTACGCCTACCTGGGCATCGTCGGCACCGCGGTCGGCTATTGGATCTGGTTCCGCGGGATCTCCCGGCTCCCCGCGACGTCCGTCGCCTTCCTCGCACTGCTGAGCCCGGTTTCCGCGGCCGTCATCGGCTGGGCGGCGCTGGGGCAGTCCCTCAGCCCGATCCAGTTGCTCGGCATGATCCTCGCCCTCGGCGGCACTCTCCTCGGCCAGGCCCCGGCCGGGCCTTCCCGGCGCGCCGCGGCCCCGCCCCAGCCCGTACGGCCCGCAGCCCAGACGGCCAGCCCGTCCCGCTGACACGAACGAGCCCCATACGCGGAGTGACGAGCGGGGCGTGGGAGGATTTTCCCGGCCGTGCAATGCGGGAGCTGTGGCGACGCACGAACCATGCCACGCGTGCGCGAACCAGCACGAACCGTGCCACGCGTGCGCGAACCAGCACGAACCGTGCCACGCGTGCGCGAACCAGGACGACCGGAGGACGAGCGCGATGCGCGACGAGAAGATCAGCGATTTCCTGTCCCGCCTCGCCGATCGGGTGCCCGCGCCGGGCGGTGGCGCCGCAGCGGCCCTGCAGGCCGCGCAGGCCGCGGCGCTGCTGGGCATGGTCGCGCGCTACACCACCGGCGAGAAGTACGCCGAGCACGCGGCCGTGATCGAGCGGATCATCGGCGAGACCGACGACCTGCGGGCGGAGGCCCTGCGCCTGGCCGAGGCCGACGAGGCGGCGTTCACGG
This region includes:
- a CDS encoding sulfotransferase, coding for MSAEPPVLVTGLPRSGTSWVGRMLTASGRLVYVNEPLNPQRPPGRSPGVLNASVTHRFQYICPDNETPWLAAFSRTVALRYGWAAELRRNHGPGDLARMAKYGTAFTLGRRLARRALLDDPFALLSAEWFAARLGCRVVVVVRDPVSFAGSWRRLGWRVDARELLDQPLLLRDHPYVADLAPFAGEHDVITAAAVLWRTAWRVTGTVAGRTAGIKVVRYEDLCAAPLDGFRDLYAWCGLPWTGRAVRRVTAACTSSRSGSRPAFAWTGLSRTAYRPMDSRQALTATSLPHDDAVRVRALTTDPAVSS
- a CDS encoding ASCH domain-containing protein, yielding MRGEEEARAVADGPPDKIRTPRSVRVRSMNLYRRYFDLVADGSKTIEVRVQYPKLRDLAAGDYIRFTCGGDDALTKVKRVARYRSFEELLDTEGHEKVDPTSPRDQQSTAIRRIYGPEKEALGVLAIEIELVATT
- a CDS encoding MarR family winged helix-turn-helix transcriptional regulator is translated as MGDAVDLLLAQWARERPDLDVWPMGIMGRISRLSRLLDRELKEFFAAYGLERWEFDVLATLRRSGPPYELSAGALNKAAMVTSGAITNRIDRMAARGLVERIPDSDDRRSVRVRLTDRGLALVDEVLGPHVANEARLLASLDPGERDHLAGALRTLLASLGDTTLG
- a CDS encoding EamA family transporter — encoded protein: MSAASRSGSAPHAATLALTALTPLAWGSTYAVTTEFLPPDRPMFTAVMRALPAGLALLVIGRVLPRGVWIWRAAVLGVLNIGAFFPLLFLAAYRLPGGVAAVLGAVGPLFALGFAALLLAERPTTRKVLAGVLGLVGVGLVVLRAEARLDMVGVLAGLAGAASMSAGTVLTKRWGRPEGVGALALTGWQLTAGGLLLVPVALLIEGAPPALSGENLLGYAYLGIVGTAVGYWIWFRGISRLPATSVAFLALLSPVSAAVIGWAALGQSLSPIQLLGMILALGGTLLGQAPAGPSRRAAAPPQPVRPAAQTASPSR